ACGCGATGCGGCGGGAGCTTTCGGCCTGtgcattcatatttaacgtagcgttgtgtattacagaggggaaaacggcctatgtcttaagcgccgttttagatgtcgttgtcttaagcgttttttaaaaagtgtccgtttcgaacgtagttagttttgttttgtttataaaaatttttcgagtgtaacggtgctgtcggaaaaatttaacttgcgacaaacagaaagatacgggctgtcgttgtgttaaacgttttttaaaaagtgtccgtttcgcgtatagttagtctcgttgggttcgtaagactttttcgagttgaacggtgatcttggaaaaatttaactcgcaccgagcgagaagatagggcgcgttataaattcgggggaagtagtttattttattttaataaaattatatgtttacactttctaccctgaaaaagtgtaaacttgaggagcTGTCGTGTAAATTGAACCGAATTTGAGAGACCGATTGTGGTGTGAACGCAAATTCAAAACTACAATCCGAATCAACTGAAACTCGTGTAAATTGAACAGAATTTGAGAGACCGATTgtggtgtgaacgcaaactcaaaactacaatccgaATCAACTGAAACTACACATTTATCCCTGGTTTTtagtatataaaaaatatactggGTCCGTattagtatatataatatataagggtTAACTATACAAATGTAATGAAATATTGCATCACCATTCTTTGTTAATTTTGTTACACATGATATCAAATTTttaatactccgtattattttgttACAAAAATTTAAAGAAATTTCTCATATTTGAAATCCCAAAGAACATACAGCAAAAACCTAACTGTAAATTATGAATTTCACATAAATATAAAAACCAAATCAAATTCATGTTCCCAATTACTAATATCATTTGATTGACTGCTATAACTCAAGCAATACCATCACCCCAAAAAATAGTTTATACTCCAATATATTATATACTGAGATTAATATAtttaggggatgattctcacacacacttttttgatcatcacacaccaattgagtattattagaagagtaaaaggttaaaataggtgtgtaaggataaaaaagtgtgtgtgagaatcatccttcATATATTTAAAGTCAGAAAATATATAATAATGTTTATGTGGTCCAGGAAACAAACATAATATAATATtctagaaaaataaaaaaagaTGGAAAGTGAGGAAGGAAGTTTAAGAAAAAGATGGCCGAAAGAAttgatttataaatataatatattaaacaattATTTACTTTATAACTTTTATAACAAGTGATCATATAAcagcatacacacacacacacaaacaaccTCTTTCACATTTCCTTATATAAACTTCTCATTTTCTCCATCTTCTTAATTCTTCTTTTGTCCAAAACCCATGAATCCCATATTCAGAACTGATTCGGGTATGGGTACGGGTACGGGTATGGGAATGGCTATGATTCCGTACACAGCCATAACAGAAGTAGAGAAAAGGCAGTTATTTCTTAAAAGTTATCAGTTTAGCAGGAAACAAACAACGGGTCAGAAAATGAAGAGATCTTTGTTTCGGGTCAAGAGATTAATATGGGTCAAACTAAGATCTGCAAAAAAGATCCAGAAGATGATATGGTTCAGGCTACGTCATGGATTCTTCTATGGGTTTAGAAGGAAAAAGTTCATTCGTTTAAATCATCATAACAACTCCTCTGTTTGTTTCTGGTAGGGTGGTTAATTATAATGTTACCCTTTGTTTTTCAGTTTGTTTGTTTGttgttttaatttaagttttattatgattattagaccATGATGTTAGTAATTagttttatatttatgttaattttaatgttaatgttaattaaaTGTATTAGTAATTATTGGATGGTTTAATTTGGTAGATGATAGTAAGAATCAGTAATGGTTGATGGGCTTATCTTTCATCTCTTCTTCTAAAATTTACTTATT
The window above is part of the Rutidosis leptorrhynchoides isolate AG116_Rl617_1_P2 chromosome 1, CSIRO_AGI_Rlap_v1, whole genome shotgun sequence genome. Proteins encoded here:
- the LOC139885640 gene encoding uncharacterized protein; this translates as MNPIFRTDSGMGTGTGMGMAMIPYTAITEVEKRQLFLKSYQFSRKQTTGQKMKRSLFRVKRLIWVKLRSAKKIQKMIWFRLRHGFFYGFRRKKFIRLNHHNNSSVCFW